ACCCGAACTGCTTGAGCTCGGCGACGTCGTTCACGCCTGCCCCCCGACGGTCTCGCGAACAGTCGGCCGGACGTCGTCGAGGCTCTCGGCGGAGGTGCTCTCGGTGGACGGGGCCGCGGTGGAAGGGATCGCGGTGGAGGTGCTCTCGGCGGAGGTGCTCTCGGTGGAAGGGATCGCGGCGATGGGCTGCGGCCAGGGCTCCTCCAGGACGCGGCGGATCTCGGCGAGCACGTCCGCGGCCTCGGCACCGTCGATCACGCGGTGGTCGAACGCCAGGCTGAGCCGCAGCACCGGGGCGACCTCGACCCGCCCGTCGCGGGCCACCGGGCGGTCCAGCACCCGGCCGACCCCGAGCGTCACCGTCGTCCCGCCGACGGAGTGGAAGCCGTCCACCGGGCGGTGGCCCAGCGAGGTCACCGCGAACGTCCCGAGCAGCAGCGCGCGGCGCTCCCACGGCCGGGCGGCACGCCAGGCCAGCAGCCGGCCGAGCGGCACCGGCAGCCCCTGGAGCTTGCGGATCGGGGCGAGCGCCGGGGCGGTGTCGGGGTCGAGGTCGCGGAACTGCTCGATGCGGTCCTGGATCGCGTCGAGATCACCGGCGGCGACGTCCGGGACGACGGTGGCGAGCACGACGCGCTGGCCGCCCATGGTCCGGTCGAAGGTGACCTTGCCGTTGACCTGCGGGTGGCGGGCGACCACCGGACGCAGCCAGCCGCGGATCGACGCGTTGGCCTCGGGGTGCGCGGCCAGCGCGCGCCCGCCGGCGGCGACGATGTACGTCACCAGGGACAGCTTCCGTCCGGTGCGTTCCCGGCGGGCGGCGCGGTGCGCCAGCACCTGGGTCATGTCGACCTCGGTGTCCAGGAACACCGGGGAGAAGGACCGGATCTGGTCGAGGAAGTAGAGGGTGTGGCGGCGTGCGGGGGCCACCGGCTCCACGGTCACGCTCACGCTCCCACCGCCAGCGTGTAGACCTCCGCGAGGCTGCGCGCCTCGAGGACGTCCGGCAGCGAGACCCGGGCGCCGGTCTCCCGCTCGATGACGGTCAGCAGGCGCAGCAGGTACACCGAGTCCCAGCCGGGCAGCTCGTCGAACGCGGCCCCGAGCTCCTCCTCTGCCAGAGGCAGCCCGAGCTCGTCCCTGACCAGGACGGCGAACTCCGTCGAGTTGATCATTCATGCTCTCCCAGGAAGACGGTGGTGAGCGCGACGTGGGTCGGCGCGGCGACGATGTCGCGCAGGTCGTGCCGGAAGGTCGTCCCGCCGGTCCCTCCGGTCCCGCCGGGCGACCCGGCGGCGCGGTCGTCGGCTGCGGGGGCCGCGGCGGCGGGTGCGGGTGCGGGGGCCGCGGTGAAGCCGTAGCGGGGGTAGAAGTCGCCGACGATGCCGTTCTTCGCGGTCGGCGCGTACTCGCCGAGCACCTCGCGGGCGCCGGTGTCGCGGGCGTGGTGCAGCAGGGCCACCAGGCAGGCGTGTTCGATGCCGCGGGAGAACACCCGGCAGCTGAGCAGGAAGTTGTCGATCCGCAGGACCGTGCCGCCAGTGCCGCCAGTGCCGCCCGTCCCGGCCGGCCCGTCGAGCCCCGTCCCCGCTGGCCCGTCGAGCCCGATGCGGCGGGCGAGGATCGCGCCGACCAGGCCGTTGTCGCCGAAGCGGTCCGCGGAGTGGATCGCCAGGACCAGCGCGGCGGGGTCGTCGAGCAGTGCCGCCACCGCCGGCGGCTGCAGGCGCCGGGTGGTGAGGTTGAACTGGTTGGTCCGCAGCGTGAGCTGCGACAGCCGCCCGACCTGGGACGCCCGCGCGGCCTCCAGGCGGACGGCGACGCCCAGCTCGCGCAGATAGTCCTCGATGGAGTCGAAGGTGTCCAGGAAGTCGCCGCGGGCGACGTCCTCGCGGTAGCGCGCCGGGCGGGCCCGGTCGTCCGCGGTGACCTCCCGGACGTTGAACCAGCCGTCGGCGAGCAGCCGTTCCACGTGCGACGCCGGCTCGTCGTCGACGTCGACCACGGCGATCTCGGGCAGCTCGCGGCGCACCAGCGCCCGCTCGTAGGGGCTGTCGTCGACGAACACGAAGCTCGACGTGCCGAGGTTGAGCCGGCGGGCCGTCTCCCGCAGGTTCTCCGGTTTGGGCCGCCAGTTCGCGGTGACGTCGGCGAAGTCCTCCGCGCGCAGCGTCAGCCCGGGGTGCTCGGCCAGGATCCGGCGGACCGGCTCGGGATCGTTCTTGCTCACCACCGCCAGCAGGACCCCCTGCGAGCCGATCTGGCGGGCCACCTTCTGGAAGGCGCGGAACGCCTCCCCACGGTAGGTGTCGGCGA
This is a stretch of genomic DNA from Parafrankia irregularis. It encodes these proteins:
- a CDS encoding 2-oxo acid dehydrogenase subunit E2, with product MSVTVEPVAPARRHTLYFLDQIRSFSPVFLDTEVDMTQVLAHRAARRERTGRKLSLVTYIVAAGGRALAAHPEANASIRGWLRPVVARHPQVNGKVTFDRTMGGQRVVLATVVPDVAAGDLDAIQDRIEQFRDLDPDTAPALAPIRKLQGLPVPLGRLLAWRAARPWERRALLLGTFAVTSLGHRPVDGFHSVGGTTVTLGVGRVLDRPVARDGRVEVAPVLRLSLAFDHRVIDGAEAADVLAEIRRVLEEPWPQPIAAIPSTESTSAESTSTAIPSTAAPSTESTSAESLDDVRPTVRETVGGQA
- a CDS encoding acyl carrier protein, which translates into the protein MINSTEFAVLVRDELGLPLAEEELGAAFDELPGWDSVYLLRLLTVIERETGARVSLPDVLEARSLAEVYTLAVGA
- a CDS encoding HAD-IIIC family phosphatase produces the protein MLELHRAGELAARYPLVAPLLAGLGPEELARAGALLARVPAAEVRRHHPTAPVVKIAITGHGTLSPLVAPLTAELARHGLVLDPVVSPFDSYVFDLTDPGSALYAAGADLVLCVLDPMIVVDELPVPWTLADLEKIVDEKVRLLTGLADRFQATGRGTLVLNTLPLPRLLAGQLVDYRSRASLGALWRRAATALLGLAEDRPSVVVLDLDPILADGTAARDPRLSVYAKAHLAPGLLAAYAREVGHLARLVAGQTRKCLVLDLDGTVWGGILGEDGPDGVEVADTYRGEAFRAFQKVARQIGSQGVLLAVVSKNDPEPVRRILAEHPGLTLRAEDFADVTANWRPKPENLRETARRLNLGTSSFVFVDDSPYERALVRRELPEIAVVDVDDEPASHVERLLADGWFNVREVTADDRARPARYREDVARGDFLDTFDSIEDYLRELGVAVRLEAARASQVGRLSQLTLRTNQFNLTTRRLQPPAVAALLDDPAALVLAIHSADRFGDNGLVGAILARRIGLDGPAGTGLDGPAGTGGTGGTGGTVLRIDNFLLSCRVFSRGIEHACLVALLHHARDTGAREVLGEYAPTAKNGIVGDFYPRYGFTAAPAPAPAAAAPAADDRAAGSPGGTGGTGGTTFRHDLRDIVAAPTHVALTTVFLGEHE